In one window of Frigoriglobus tundricola DNA:
- a CDS encoding WD40 repeat domain-containing serine/threonine protein kinase — translation MDGAPTFPSAAESLLRHLRIGVPRPAAPPAAGPAGFPHIPNYTIESELGRGGMGVVYLARHTVLRHAVAIKMILMAEHASAGEVARFVGEAEAVAAVRHPNVVQVYDLGEVPGRPYFVMEYVAGGTLARRIKTGGALAPLDAAALIEGVARGVQAAHDTGIVHRDLKPGNILLGVESQNVESRNVTGLDHGPYDFTTLRLADMTPKVSDFGLAKRLLSDATLSQAVIGTPAYMAPEQAGGKAKFVGPQADVYALGVVLYECLTARLPFDAAEPWALIQQVLESPPEPPRRRAPGVPRDLELICLKCLEKEPHHRYPTAAALADDLARVRRGAPVSVRPIGAPARVLRWAKKQPAQAALVAIGALLVLVVPALTVWVQGQLNQRAAVADEARQKEDAARRAEAEADKARFVAERLAEARELFALENAFRTRAAARPLGWTAATRAEVPRAVALAGGDPGTVETLRSSAAGALLAHDLFPTDPVAKEMTGSALATDPKSGRVAVGEFKAWGGTDCQVLLIDPANVEAPRRLTFPAAWVFKNGPLDPVQDGTRSLAYSPDGKRLYVGTRSSKVMRFDLDGTQAKPAPPWKVASGAVERLAVSPDGKTVYGLCAYETVVRAWDADTGRELLPRQGSCSRCNIKGAS, via the coding sequence GTGGACGGCGCGCCCACGTTCCCGTCCGCCGCCGAGTCGCTCCTCAGGCACCTGCGTATCGGTGTGCCGCGGCCCGCGGCGCCCCCGGCCGCCGGGCCGGCCGGGTTCCCACACATCCCCAACTACACGATCGAATCCGAACTGGGCCGCGGCGGAATGGGCGTGGTGTACCTGGCGCGGCACACCGTGCTGCGCCACGCCGTCGCGATCAAAATGATCCTGATGGCCGAGCACGCGTCCGCCGGTGAGGTGGCGCGGTTCGTGGGCGAGGCCGAGGCGGTGGCCGCGGTGCGGCACCCGAACGTCGTGCAGGTGTACGACCTCGGAGAGGTCCCCGGCCGCCCCTATTTCGTAATGGAGTACGTCGCGGGCGGCACCCTGGCCCGCCGCATCAAGACCGGCGGGGCGCTCGCTCCGCTGGACGCGGCGGCACTGATCGAGGGCGTCGCCCGGGGCGTGCAAGCGGCCCACGACACCGGCATCGTTCACCGCGACCTGAAGCCGGGCAACATCCTGCTTGGGGTCGAAAGTCAAAACGTCGAAAGTCGTAACGTCACAGGCCTCGATCACGGGCCTTACGACTTTACGACTTTACGACTTGCTGACATGACCCCGAAAGTGTCCGACTTCGGTCTGGCCAAGCGGCTGCTTTCGGACGCGACGCTGTCGCAGGCCGTCATAGGCACGCCGGCGTACATGGCCCCGGAACAGGCCGGGGGCAAAGCGAAATTCGTCGGCCCGCAGGCCGACGTGTACGCCCTGGGCGTCGTCCTCTACGAGTGCCTCACCGCGCGCCTGCCGTTCGACGCGGCCGAGCCGTGGGCGCTGATCCAACAGGTGCTGGAGAGCCCGCCCGAACCGCCGCGGCGCCGGGCGCCGGGCGTCCCGCGCGACCTGGAACTGATCTGCCTGAAGTGCCTGGAAAAGGAGCCCCACCACCGGTACCCGACGGCCGCGGCGCTGGCCGACGACCTCGCGCGGGTCCGCCGCGGGGCGCCGGTCAGCGTGCGCCCGATCGGGGCGCCGGCGCGCGTCCTCCGGTGGGCGAAAAAGCAGCCGGCGCAGGCCGCACTGGTGGCCATCGGTGCCCTGTTGGTGCTGGTCGTCCCGGCCCTCACGGTGTGGGTTCAGGGCCAGTTGAACCAGCGCGCCGCGGTGGCCGACGAGGCGCGGCAGAAAGAGGACGCGGCCCGGAGAGCGGAAGCGGAAGCAGACAAAGCCCGTTTCGTCGCCGAGCGGCTGGCCGAAGCACGCGAGCTGTTCGCCCTGGAGAACGCGTTCCGCACCCGGGCCGCGGCCCGCCCGCTCGGCTGGACCGCGGCGACTCGCGCCGAGGTGCCGCGGGCGGTCGCACTCGCCGGCGGCGACCCGGGCACGGTCGAAACCCTCCGCTCCTCCGCCGCGGGGGCGCTGCTCGCGCACGACCTGTTCCCCACGGACCCGGTCGCGAAGGAGATGACCGGCTCGGCCCTTGCGACCGATCCCAAGTCGGGGCGGGTCGCGGTCGGTGAGTTCAAGGCGTGGGGCGGGACCGATTGCCAGGTGCTTCTGATCGATCCGGCGAACGTCGAGGCGCCGCGCCGGCTCACGTTCCCGGCGGCGTGGGTTTTCAAGAACGGCCCGTTGGATCCGGTTCAGGACGGCACCCGATCGCTGGCGTACAGCCCGGACGGCAAACGCCTGTACGTCGGCACGCGCAGCTCGAAGGTGATGCGGTTCGATCTGGACGGCACCCAGGCGAAGCCGGCCCCTCCGTGGAAGGTGGCGTCCGGCGCGGTCGAACGGCTCGCGGTCAGCCCCGACGGCAAGACGGTGTACGGGCTCTGTGCGTACGAAACGGTCGTCCGCGCGTGGGACGCGGATACCGGGCGAGAGTTATTACCTCGGCAAGGAAGTTGCTCAAGGTGTAACATAAAAGGGGCCTCGTAG
- a CDS encoding carboxypeptidase regulatory-like domain-containing protein, translated as MRGFRFLVLVTLATAGVPLVPAAARAHDLRAVVTVADAVRVDAYFDDDTPAESAEVQVTDAAGNVIASGRTDERGVWTFPRPAPGAYTLAAKSVGHGTTVAFTVDGSPGAPVAFTGQRMSKPVALAIGAGLLLGISAASWFRRRRRVK; from the coding sequence ATGCGTGGTTTCCGCTTCCTCGTTCTAGTGACCCTCGCGACCGCCGGCGTGCCGTTGGTCCCGGCCGCGGCCCGTGCCCACGACCTGCGCGCGGTGGTGACCGTGGCCGACGCGGTGCGGGTGGACGCGTACTTCGACGACGACACGCCGGCCGAGTCGGCCGAGGTCCAGGTGACGGATGCGGCCGGTAACGTGATCGCATCGGGTAGGACGGACGAGCGCGGGGTGTGGACGTTCCCGCGGCCCGCTCCCGGAGCGTACACGCTCGCCGCGAAGTCCGTCGGGCACGGCACGACGGTCGCGTTCACTGTGGACGGTTCGCCGGGGGCGCCGGTCGCGTTCACCGGGCAGCGCATGAGCAAGCCGGTCGCGCTCGCGATCGGGGCGGGCCTCCTGCTCGGGATTTCGGCCGCGAGTTGGTTCCGCCGCCGGCGCCGGGTAAAATAG
- a CDS encoding undecaprenyl-diphosphate phosphatase, whose translation MPIWEAVLLGVIQGVTEFLPISSTAHLLIARSLLDHQNPEDAFTVVIQLGTLAAVFVYFRADIARMLNGLWADVRARRLASTPDSRLGWLIVLGTVPAVVVGFLFKKQLKATFFNPASIATVSIAFALLMLAAEWWAHRRARTRPPPRRPTSPGSTRCGSARGRRARSCPAGRGRAPPSPAGCSRDWRAPRRRGSRSSCPSR comes from the coding sequence ATGCCCATTTGGGAAGCGGTCCTGCTGGGTGTGATCCAGGGGGTCACCGAGTTTCTGCCGATCAGCAGCACCGCGCACCTGCTCATCGCGCGCTCGCTGCTCGACCACCAGAACCCGGAAGACGCGTTCACGGTCGTGATCCAGCTCGGCACGCTCGCCGCCGTGTTCGTGTACTTCCGCGCCGACATCGCACGCATGCTGAACGGGCTGTGGGCCGACGTCCGGGCGCGGCGGCTCGCCTCGACCCCGGACTCCCGCCTCGGGTGGCTCATCGTCCTCGGCACCGTGCCCGCGGTGGTGGTCGGCTTCCTCTTCAAAAAGCAGTTGAAGGCCACGTTCTTCAACCCGGCCTCGATCGCGACCGTGTCGATCGCGTTCGCGCTCCTGATGCTGGCGGCGGAGTGGTGGGCGCACCGGCGGGCGCGCACCCGGCCGCCCCCGCGGAGGCCGACGTCACCTGGCTCGACGCGCTGTGGGTCGGCGCGTGGCAGGCGTGCGCGCTCATGCCCGGCGGGTCGCGGTCGGGCACCACCATCACCGGCGGGCTGTTCGCGGGACTGGCGCGCCCCGCGGCGGCGCGGTTCTCGTTCCTCCTGTCCCTCCCGGTGA
- a CDS encoding undecaprenyl-diphosphate phosphatase — protein MPGGSRSGTTITGGLFAGLARPAAARFSFLLSLPVILGAGLKELYDEYKQFVAPDPAKPKSLFASSDEVAALVVGTLVSAVVGYFAIAFLINFLKRYSTEAFVVYRLLLAAVIFVLLAQGLLK, from the coding sequence ATGCCCGGCGGGTCGCGGTCGGGCACCACCATCACCGGCGGGCTGTTCGCGGGACTGGCGCGCCCCGCGGCGGCGCGGTTCTCGTTCCTCCTGTCCCTCCCGGTGATTCTCGGGGCCGGCCTCAAGGAACTGTACGACGAGTACAAGCAGTTCGTTGCCCCGGACCCCGCCAAGCCGAAGAGCCTGTTCGCGTCCAGCGATGAGGTGGCCGCGCTCGTCGTCGGGACGCTCGTCTCGGCTGTCGTCGGCTACTTCGCCATCGCGTTCCTGATCAACTTCCTGAAGCGCTACAGCACCGAAGCGTTCGTCGTGTACCGGCTGCTCCTCGCCGCGGTCATCTTCGTGCTGCTCGCGCAGGGGTTGCTGAAGTAG
- a CDS encoding vWA domain-containing protein — protein MRPKSRATLVAFRRAVWASVALHAVVACGLVLYLQAPEKHVPAAPGLDTRVRISLTDDAPMSAEVGPPESTPAESAPPPDVPAPPVPSGPLAQAVPQTLPPELVALIRKPTPAPVGAEVVEVPLPTQEPPPRVDPNVRPAGGPTGATAPTAPTTGAPSGPPVRAIHGALAPGQTVVYVLDCSGSMGAAGKFDTARAALVATLKQQPATVRFQIICYAGTAGPLLASDRNALLANEANVRAAIEKLATLEPRGLSDHFGAIRAALVFRPSVVLILSDGDDIRPATVKSVVDRSGQSVPVCLGRVTAEGVQNVRELK, from the coding sequence ATGAGGCCGAAGTCCCGCGCGACACTTGTCGCTTTCCGCCGAGCGGTCTGGGCGTCCGTCGCCCTCCATGCCGTCGTGGCGTGCGGCCTCGTCCTGTACTTGCAAGCCCCTGAAAAGCACGTACCCGCCGCACCGGGCCTCGATACGCGCGTCCGCATTTCCCTCACAGACGACGCGCCGATGAGCGCCGAAGTGGGGCCACCGGAAAGCACGCCCGCCGAAAGCGCCCCGCCCCCCGACGTGCCCGCGCCGCCGGTTCCCAGTGGGCCATTGGCGCAGGCGGTGCCGCAGACGCTTCCCCCGGAACTCGTTGCGCTCATTCGCAAACCGACACCCGCGCCCGTTGGCGCGGAGGTTGTAGAAGTCCCGCTTCCCACACAGGAACCGCCACCCCGAGTCGATCCGAACGTGCGCCCCGCCGGCGGTCCCACGGGTGCGACCGCTCCGACCGCTCCGACCACAGGTGCGCCGAGTGGCCCGCCCGTTCGCGCGATCCACGGTGCGCTCGCTCCGGGCCAAACGGTGGTGTACGTCCTCGACTGTTCCGGCAGCATGGGGGCGGCGGGCAAGTTCGACACGGCCCGTGCGGCGCTCGTTGCCACGCTCAAGCAGCAACCCGCGACGGTGCGGTTTCAAATCATCTGTTACGCGGGGACCGCCGGCCCGCTGCTCGCATCGGACAGAAACGCCCTCCTGGCGAATGAAGCCAACGTGCGCGCCGCCATTGAAAAGCTCGCGACACTGGAACCGCGCGGGCTGAGCGACCACTTCGGTGCGATCCGCGCGGCGCTCGTCTTCCGCCCGAGTGTGGTTCTCATACTCTCCGACGGGGACGACATCCGCCCCGCAACGGTCAAATCGGTCGTAGATCGATCCGGTCAGAGCGTACCCGTCTGCCTGGGACGGGTGACGGCCGAGGGCGTACAAAATGTACGCGAGCTGAAGTGA
- a CDS encoding MerR family transcriptional regulator translates to MPERLWKVGELAARTGLTVRALHHYDAIGLVSPSGRTRSAHNSGHRLYTTADVARLHQIICLKQLGFGLEQIKEHMTRADYDPRAVVRLHLADVRRRAAELAELGDRLEALAATLDAAGTVSPDTFLETIEVMTMIEKHYTPEQREQLKQRKEQVGDARIKEVEAEWPRLMAEVRAAMAAGTDPAEPKVRDLARRWVGLVNEFTGGDPGTFQSLSTLYQKEDRVAGTDAPAMREMYDYVGKAMTAAGITFGGR, encoded by the coding sequence GTGCCGGAACGGCTCTGGAAGGTCGGTGAACTGGCGGCGCGCACCGGTTTGACGGTGCGCGCGCTGCACCACTACGACGCCATCGGGCTCGTGTCGCCGTCCGGGCGCACCCGGTCGGCACACAACTCCGGTCACAGGCTGTACACGACCGCGGACGTGGCCCGTCTGCACCAGATCATTTGTCTCAAGCAACTCGGCTTCGGTCTGGAGCAGATCAAGGAGCACATGACGCGGGCCGACTACGACCCGCGCGCGGTGGTGCGACTCCACCTCGCAGACGTGCGCCGGCGGGCGGCCGAACTGGCGGAACTCGGCGACCGGCTCGAAGCCCTCGCAGCGACCCTCGACGCGGCGGGCACGGTGTCCCCCGACACGTTCCTCGAAACGATTGAGGTGATGACCATGATCGAGAAGCACTACACGCCCGAGCAACGGGAGCAGCTCAAACAGCGCAAGGAGCAGGTGGGCGACGCCCGCATCAAGGAGGTCGAAGCCGAATGGCCGCGGCTCATGGCCGAAGTCCGGGCGGCGATGGCCGCGGGCACCGACCCGGCCGAGCCGAAAGTGCGGGACCTGGCCCGCCGGTGGGTGGGGCTGGTGAACGAATTCACCGGCGGCGATCCCGGCACCTTCCAATCGCTGAGCACTCTGTACCAGAAGGAGGACCGCGTCGCCGGAACGGACGCGCCCGCGATGCGGGAGATGTACGACTACGTCGGTAAGGCGATGACCGCGGCGGGCATCACCTTCGGTGGGCGGTGA
- a CDS encoding CTP synthase C-terminal region-related (seleno)protein gives MSPVRIALVGDHNPAVIAHRAIPEALALAGRHLGVTVEPVWVHTTTVGGDPAARFADVAGVWCVPASPYADTAGALAAVRFAREAGRPFLGTCGGFQHALLEYAHAVLGMRDAAHAETDPEAATPLITPLTCSLVEQAGKVFLLDGSRLRGWYGRPEVVEGYHCRYGLNPAFEAAFAGSALRVSARDTVGAVRAVELEGHPFFVATLFQPERSALRGERHALVTAFLAAAQG, from the coding sequence ATGTCACCTGTTCGCATTGCCCTCGTGGGCGACCACAACCCGGCCGTTATTGCCCACCGGGCGATCCCGGAAGCCCTGGCCCTGGCCGGGCGGCACCTCGGCGTCACAGTGGAACCGGTGTGGGTTCACACCACCACCGTCGGTGGCGATCCGGCCGCCCGGTTCGCCGACGTCGCGGGCGTGTGGTGCGTGCCCGCCAGTCCGTACGCCGACACCGCCGGCGCGCTGGCCGCCGTCCGCTTTGCGCGCGAAGCCGGCCGGCCGTTCCTCGGCACCTGTGGCGGGTTCCAGCACGCCCTCCTGGAGTACGCCCACGCCGTACTCGGAATGCGTGACGCCGCCCACGCCGAAACCGACCCGGAAGCCGCGACCCCTCTCATCACGCCGCTCACCTGCTCGCTGGTCGAGCAGGCCGGGAAGGTGTTCCTGCTGGACGGGAGCCGGCTCCGCGGGTGGTACGGGCGGCCCGAAGTGGTTGAAGGGTACCACTGTCGGTACGGACTGAACCCGGCGTTCGAGGCCGCGTTCGCGGGTTCCGCCCTGCGGGTCTCCGCCCGCGATACGGTCGGCGCAGTGCGCGCGGTGGAACTGGAGGGCCACCCGTTCTTTGTCGCCACGTTGTTTCAGCCGGAGCGGTCGGCGCTCCGGGGCGAGCGCCACGCGCTCGTCACCGCGTTCCTCGCCGCGGCTCAGGGGTAG
- a CDS encoding DUF488 domain-containing protein: MSQPAFTIGYGGRKPDEFARLLTDRGVKTLVDVRLRPDRASVGTYAKAKEPDKGIAGLLAKAGVGYASLPELGNLFLDYGDWPERYEKFLALAAPVLFDRLEAITGPVCLMCAEKKVCECHRRHIAVHLEKTKGWTFTHIE, encoded by the coding sequence ATGTCACAACCCGCGTTCACCATCGGCTACGGCGGGCGGAAGCCGGACGAGTTCGCCAGACTTCTCACGGACCGCGGCGTGAAGACGCTCGTAGACGTGCGGTTGCGGCCCGACCGCGCGAGTGTGGGCACCTACGCGAAGGCGAAGGAACCGGACAAGGGCATCGCGGGGCTCCTCGCCAAAGCGGGCGTCGGGTACGCGTCGCTACCGGAACTGGGCAACCTGTTCCTCGACTACGGCGACTGGCCCGAGCGGTACGAGAAGTTCCTCGCGCTCGCCGCCCCCGTGCTATTCGACCGGCTCGAAGCGATCACCGGGCCGGTGTGCCTGATGTGCGCCGAGAAGAAGGTGTGCGAGTGCCACCGCCGACACATCGCCGTACATTTGGAGAAGACAAAAGGTTGGACGTTCACGCACATCGAATAG
- a CDS encoding transposase family protein: MQFDEKWDFVGRKEKNCGPDETRRGDCWDHVALDPESRLVVSLLVGKRTEDATHALVRDFHRRTGGRVMRLMTSDEYPVYASAIRDTYGHLVTPPRTGRPGRPRKAHRVIPPEVTYATVHKERENNRVVAVSTRVVFGAVVAVTAALLASAVSTAVNTCFVERHNGTDRNRCSRKVRKSYGFSKDWDTHRAATAFSYFSYNFCWPVRTLRHKGADGRWHQRTPAMAAGLTDRVWALSEWLTLPAVQCR, translated from the coding sequence GTGCAGTTCGATGAGAAGTGGGATTTCGTGGGCCGTAAGGAGAAGAACTGCGGCCCCGACGAGACCCGGCGCGGGGACTGCTGGGACCACGTGGCCCTCGATCCCGAGAGCCGATTGGTCGTGAGCCTGTTGGTCGGTAAGCGGACCGAGGACGCGACCCACGCCCTGGTCCGTGACTTCCACCGGCGCACCGGGGGCCGAGTGATGCGGCTCATGACGTCCGACGAGTACCCGGTGTACGCCTCGGCGATCCGGGACACCTACGGGCACTTGGTGACCCCGCCGCGAACCGGGCGACCCGGTCGGCCGCGCAAGGCCCACCGGGTCATCCCGCCCGAGGTCACCTATGCGACCGTCCACAAGGAGCGGGAGAACAACCGGGTGGTGGCGGTGAGCACGCGGGTGGTGTTCGGGGCGGTGGTGGCGGTCACGGCCGCGCTACTCGCCTCGGCGGTGAGCACGGCGGTCAACACGTGCTTCGTGGAGCGACACAACGGGACGGACCGGAATCGGTGCAGCCGCAAGGTGCGCAAGAGCTATGGGTTCTCGAAGGACTGGGACACGCACCGTGCGGCCACCGCCTTCAGCTACTTCAGCTACAACTTCTGCTGGCCGGTCCGCACGCTCCGCCACAAGGGTGCCGACGGGCGCTGGCACCAGAGAACACCGGCAATGGCCGCGGGACTGACCGATCGGGTGTGGGCGCTATCCGAATGGTTGACCCTGCCAGCGGTGCAATGCAGGTAG
- a CDS encoding IS1 family transposase, translating into MDDLSRFCCLNAHCPDHGKRNHGNLTVPARYGPNKTRVLRCRTCKARFSERKGTPLFDARLPAARVTAVLAHVAEGIGTRKTARLTGVHTNTVTRYIRRAGQHARALHDELVAFSPDDPRSAVR; encoded by the coding sequence ATGGACGACCTGAGCCGCTTCTGTTGCCTCAATGCCCATTGTCCCGACCATGGGAAACGGAACCACGGGAACCTGACCGTGCCGGCCCGTTATGGGCCGAACAAGACGCGGGTGCTCCGGTGCCGGACCTGCAAGGCCCGGTTCTCCGAGCGCAAGGGCACCCCACTGTTCGACGCCCGACTGCCGGCCGCGCGGGTGACCGCGGTTCTGGCTCACGTGGCCGAAGGGATCGGGACCCGCAAGACCGCACGGCTCACCGGGGTTCATACCAATACGGTGACCCGGTACATCCGACGGGCCGGCCAACATGCCCGCGCGTTGCACGACGAGCTCGTGGCTTTTTCCCCCGACGACCCGCGAAGTGCAGTTCGATGA
- a CDS encoding DUF1501 domain-containing protein, translating into MLTFWGNRQRYCDGISRRNFLQIGAFGAGLTLADMLRVKAAQDPAGPQKTAQKAAIMIYLPGGPSHIDMYDLKPEAPVEFRGEFKPIPTNVPGVQICEHMPLQARMWDKLACVRSLVATDEHSDSLVSTGYSENTNRTAAHPSFGSVVSKLRGDGPNDVPPFVSLRGGGSIGTEPGYLGVAHRPFTPSGAGMENLRLASGVTGDRMGDRKDLLGKFDTARREIDASGTMKGMDAFSGRAFDMIASGTVRRALDLKNEDPKTRDRYKGVEQFLTARRLVEAGVGCVTLSIGGWDTHSGNFKQLKQQLPQVDRGVANLIQDLHDRGMADDVVTVMWGEFGRTPKVNNTDAGRDHWSPVMSALIAGGGLKMGQAIGASSAKGEYPKDRPYKVPHLLSTIYHAMGIDPAYTFTNGAGRPMYILDDRAKVEELL; encoded by the coding sequence ATGTTGACTTTCTGGGGCAATCGCCAACGGTACTGCGACGGTATCAGCCGAAGGAACTTCCTCCAAATCGGCGCGTTCGGCGCCGGCCTGACCCTCGCGGACATGCTCCGCGTGAAGGCCGCCCAGGACCCGGCCGGCCCGCAAAAGACGGCGCAAAAAGCGGCGATCATGATCTACCTGCCGGGCGGCCCGTCGCACATCGACATGTACGACCTCAAGCCCGAAGCGCCGGTGGAGTTCCGCGGCGAGTTCAAACCGATCCCGACGAACGTGCCCGGCGTCCAGATCTGCGAACACATGCCGCTGCAAGCCCGCATGTGGGACAAGCTCGCCTGTGTCCGCTCGCTCGTCGCGACCGACGAGCACTCCGACTCGCTCGTGAGCACCGGGTACAGCGAGAACACGAACCGCACCGCGGCGCACCCGAGCTTCGGTTCGGTCGTGTCGAAGCTCCGCGGCGACGGCCCGAACGACGTGCCGCCGTTCGTCAGCCTCCGCGGCGGCGGCAGCATCGGCACCGAACCGGGCTACCTGGGCGTCGCGCACCGGCCGTTCACCCCGAGCGGGGCCGGCATGGAGAACCTGCGGCTGGCGAGCGGCGTGACCGGCGACCGCATGGGCGACCGCAAGGACCTGCTCGGCAAGTTCGACACCGCCCGGCGCGAGATCGACGCCAGCGGCACCATGAAGGGCATGGACGCGTTCTCCGGCCGCGCGTTCGACATGATCGCGTCGGGCACGGTCCGCCGCGCGCTCGACCTGAAGAACGAGGACCCGAAGACCCGCGACCGGTACAAGGGCGTGGAGCAGTTCCTCACCGCCCGCCGGCTGGTCGAGGCCGGCGTCGGCTGCGTCACGCTCAGCATCGGCGGCTGGGACACGCACTCGGGCAACTTCAAGCAGCTGAAGCAGCAGCTCCCGCAGGTGGACCGCGGCGTCGCGAACCTGATCCAGGACCTCCACGACCGCGGCATGGCCGACGACGTGGTGACGGTCATGTGGGGCGAGTTCGGCCGCACCCCGAAGGTCAACAACACGGACGCGGGCCGCGACCACTGGTCGCCGGTCATGAGCGCCCTGATCGCCGGCGGCGGGCTGAAGATGGGTCAGGCGATCGGCGCCAGCTCCGCGAAGGGCGAGTACCCGAAGGACCGGCCGTACAAGGTGCCGCACCTGCTCAGCACCATCTATCACGCGATGGGCATCGACCCGGCGTACACCTTCACCAACGGCGCCGGCCGCCCCATGTACATCCTCGACGACCGCGCCAAGGTCGAGGAACTGCTCTGA